A genomic stretch from Pempheris klunzingeri isolate RE-2024b chromosome 23, fPemKlu1.hap1, whole genome shotgun sequence includes:
- the gpha2 gene encoding glycoprotein hormone alpha-2, whose translation MSLCMTSHLCLLVLPVMSLMLLFSPIGWSYDGLTPGCHLHPFNVTIRSDRRGTCKGTHLVYACVGYCESSAFPSRYSVLVASNFTHNITSASRCCTISKDAKVKVRLDCPRGRHHDEIEILTAKACRCDMCRKSRY comes from the exons ATGTCGCTGTGCATGACCTCACATCTCTGCCTACTGGTCCtaccagtgatgtcactgatgCTGCTCTTCTCTCCTATTGGTTGGAGCTACGATGGCCTCACCCCAGGGTGTCACCTGCACC CTTTCAACGTGACGATCCGCAGTGACCGGCGTGGCACATGTAAAGGCACCCATCTGGTTTACGCCTGCGTGGGCTACTGCGAGTCCAGCGCCTTTCCATCCAGATACTCTGTGCTGGTGGCCTCCAACTTCACCCACAACATCACCTCGGCTTCTCGATGCTGCACCATCAGCAAGGATGCTAAG GTCAAGGTTCGTCTGGACTGCCCTCGAGGTCGCCACCACGATGAAATAGAGATTCTGACAGCGAAGGCGTGTCGCTGCGACATGTGCCGCAAGTCCCGCTACTGA
- the LOC139223083 gene encoding glycoprotein hormone beta-5-like, whose product MHIHPLSLSFVLLLVAGAATVCVAVTTMLHGFRGCAVREFSFVAQKPGCKGLRITTEACWGRCHTWEKPVPDPPYIHRHHRVCTYSRTRHMTARLPGCQPDVSPLYHYPMALHCHCAVCSTQDTECETF is encoded by the exons ATGCATATCCATCCCCTGTCCCTCTCTTTCGTCCTCCTCCTGGTTGCCGGGGCAGCCACggtgtgtgttgctgtgacaACCATGCTACATGGTTTCCGGGGTTGCGCGGTACGAGAGTTCTCCTTTGTGGCCCAGAAGCCTGGCTGCAAGGGACTGCGCATCACCACAGAGGCCTGCTGGGGGCGCTGTCACACCTGGGAG AAACCTGTGCCAGATCCCCCCTACATCCACCGACACCACCGTGTGTGTACGTACAGTCGCACACGTCACATGACTGCCCGCCTGCCGGGCTGCCAGCCCGACGTCTCCCCCCTCTACCACTACCCCATGGCTCTGCACTGCCACTGCGCCGTCTGCtccacacaggacacagagtGTGAGACCTTCTGA
- the ppp2r5b gene encoding serine/threonine-protein phosphatase 2A 56 kDa regulatory subunit beta isoform, whose amino-acid sequence METTKLPPSSPSSPTTSFSVPSAEKVDGFPRRSMRRARQRRSHSSSQFRYQSSQVELTPLPLLKDAPVAELHDLFCKKLQQCCVLFDFLDCVADLKGKEIKRAALNELVESVATSRGVLIEPLYPEAIKMISVNIFRTLPPSENPEFDPEEDEPTLEASWPHLQLVYEFFLRFLESPDFQPSMAKRYVDQKFVLQLLELFDSEDPREREYLKTILHRVYGKLLGLRAYIRKQINNIFLRFIYETEHFNGVAELLEILGSIINGFALPLKAEHKQFLVRVLIPLHTAKSLSIFHAQLAYCVVQFMEKDATVTEYIIRGLLKYWPKTCTQKEVMFLGEIEEILDVIEPSQFIRVQEPLFKQIAACISSPHFQVAERALYFWNNEYILSLIEENCQVILPLVFATLYRVSKEHWNQTIVSLIYNVLKTFMEMNSKLFDDLTASYKVEKQKEMKRERERAELWRGLEEHQERRMQMLTEAARNQRNLQERGERGDPPTPSSPQTAHSDQPEPKPSGASSSSSGAGESAT is encoded by the exons ATGGAGACGACCAAGCTGCCTCCATCCAGCCCGTCCTCCCCGACCACCAGCTTCTCGGTGCCGTCCGCGGAGAAGGTGGACGGCTTCCCGCGGAGGTCGATGCGCAGAGCCCGGCAGAGGAGGTCCCACAGCTCGTCCCAGTTCCGCTACCAGAGCTCCCAGGTGGAGCTCACCCCGCTGCCCCTGCTCAAAG ACGCCCCGGTGGCAGAGTTACATGACCTGTTCTGTaagaagctgcagcagtgcTGCGTGCTGTTTGATTTCCTGGACTGCGTGGCTGACCTGAAGGGGAAGGAGATCAAACGTGCTGCGCTCAACGAACTGGTGGAGAGCGTGGCCACTAGCAGAGGAGTCCTCATAGAGCCTCTGTACCCAGAGGCTATCAAGATG ATTTCGGTAAACATCTTCCGGACTCTCCCACCCAGCGAGAATCCGGAGTTTGACCCTGAGGAAGACGAGCCGACACTCGAAGCCTCCTGGCCACATCTGCAG CTGGTGTACGAGTTTTTTCTGCGTTTCCTGGAGAGCCCGGACTTCCAGCCCTCCATGGCCAAACGCTATGTCGACCAGAAGTTTGTCCTGCAG CTCCTGGAGCTGTTTGACAGCGAGGACCCCAGGGAGAGGGAGTACCTAAAGACCATCCTGCACCGTGTCTATGGAAAACTACTGGGCCTCCGAGCCTACATTCGCAAACAGATCAACAACATCTTCCTCAG GTTCATATATGAAACTGAGCACTTCAATGGAGTAGCGGAACTTCTGGAAATCCTCGGCAG cATCATAAATGGCTTCGCCCTGCCCCTGAAGGCCGAACACAAGCAGTTCCTCGTTCGGGTTCTCATCCCGCTACACACGGCAaaatctctctccatctttcacGCACAG CTGGCCTACTGTGTGGTGCAGTTTATGGAGAAAGATGCGACCGTGACTGAATAT ATCATCAGAGGGCTGCTCAAGTACTGGCCAAAAACCTGCACGCAGAAAGAG gtgatgtTCCTGGGAGAGATAGAGGAGATCCTGGATGTGATCGAGCCGTCTCAGTTCATCCGGGTCCAGGAGCCGCTCTTCAAACAGATAGCAGCCTGTATCTCCAGCCCTCACTTCCAG GTAGCGGAGCGGGCTCTTTACTTCTGGAACAACGAATACATCCTCAGTCTGATAGAGGAGAACTGTCAAGTCATCCTGCCGCTGGTATTTGCCACCCTCTACAGAGTCTCCAAGGAGCACTGGAACca GACCATCGTGTCTCTGATCTACAACGTGCTGAAGACCTTCATGGAGATGAACAGCAAGTTGTTTGATGACCTCACTGCCTCCTACAAAGTGGAGAAACAGAA GGAGATGAAGCGAGAGAGGGAGCGTGCAGAGCTCTGGCGAGGCCTGGAGGAGCACCAGGAGCGCCGGATGCAGATGCTCACCGAGGCCGCCAGGAACCAGCGCAACCTCCAGGAGCGAGGCGAGAGAGGGGACCCGCCGACCCCCTCGTCCCCGCAGACGGCTCACTCCGACCAGCCCGAGCCCAAGCCCAGCGgggcctcctcttcctcctctggagCCGGGGAGAGCGCCACCTAG